From Proteiniborus sp. MB09-C3, the proteins below share one genomic window:
- a CDS encoding collagen-like triple helix repeat-containing protein: protein MHAATGPTGATGATGPTGPTGATGALGPNPTITAGFAANTSGSSYLVALGGVSVALPNAQLLSPDISVNGANTVFTINTAGRYRISYHINTTAALGAGSRLFINGSPNTASTISSGLSLSNFSNEIVIDLAANSTISLQLFGLIVTAVLLNGAAGASLMIIRLS from the coding sequence ATACATGCCGCCACTGGCCCTACTGGTGCTACGGGTGCTACTGGTCCCACTGGCCCTACTGGTGCTACTGGCGCTTTAGGTCCAAATCCCACAATAACAGCTGGTTTTGCAGCAAATACAAGTGGTTCAAGTTATTTGGTTGCACTCGGAGGAGTTTCAGTTGCTCTTCCAAACGCACAATTGCTTTCTCCAGATATTTCGGTCAATGGAGCTAATACCGTTTTCACAATTAATACAGCTGGCAGATATCGTATTTCTTATCATATTAATACTACAGCTGCTCTAGGAGCAGGTTCTAGGCTCTTTATAAATGGATCTCCTAATACAGCTTCTACAATTTCATCAGGATTATCCTTATCAAATTTTTCAAATGAAATTGTAATTGACCTAGCAGCAAATTCAACTATCTCACTGCAATTGTTTGGTCTTATCGTAACTGCAGTTTTATTAAATGGAGCAGCAGGTGCTTCTCTAATGATAATTCGACTCAGTTAA